The genomic interval GGTGTCGGAAGAGTACGGCGGCGCCGGCCTGGGCTACCTGGCCCATGTAGTGTCGATGGAAGAAATCAGCCGTGCCTCGGCCTCGGTGGCACTGTCGTACGGCGCCCACTCCAACCTGTGCGTCAACCAGATCAACCGCAACGGCACCCATGAGCAGAAGCTCAAGTACCTGCCCAAGCTGATCAGCGGCGAGCACATCGGTGCGCTGGCCATGAGCGAGCCGAACGCCGGCTCCGACGTAGTCTCGATGAAGCTGCGCGCCGAAAAGCGCGGCGATCACTACGTGCTCAACGGCAGCAAGACCTGGATCACCAACGGCCCCGACGCCAACACCTACGTGATCTACGCCAAGACCGACCTGGACAAGGGCGCCCACGGCATTACCGCGTTCATCGTCGAACGGGACTGGAAAGGTTTCAGCCGCAGCAACAAGTTCGACAAGCTGGGCATGCGCGGGTCCAACACCTGCGAACTGTTCTTCGATGACGTGCAAGTGCCGGCAGAAAACATCCTTGGCCAGCTTAACGGCGGCGTGCGCGTGCTGATGAGCGGCCTGGATTACGAGCGCGTCGTGCTGTCCGGTGGCCCGACCGGCATCATGCAAAGCTGCATGGACCTGGTGGTGCCCTACATTCACGACCGCAAGCAGTTCGGCCAGAGCATCGGCGAGTTCCAGCTGATTCAGGGCAAGATCGCCGACATGTACACCCAACTGAACGCCAGCCGCGCCTACCTGTACGCCGTGGCCCAGGCCTGCGACCGTGGCGAGACCACGC from Pseudomonas fortuita carries:
- a CDS encoding isovaleryl-CoA dehydrogenase encodes the protein MHYPSLNFALGETIDMLRDQVRTFVAAELAPRAAQIDHDNLFPADMWRKFGDMGLLGITVSEEYGGAGLGYLAHVVSMEEISRASASVALSYGAHSNLCVNQINRNGTHEQKLKYLPKLISGEHIGALAMSEPNAGSDVVSMKLRAEKRGDHYVLNGSKTWITNGPDANTYVIYAKTDLDKGAHGITAFIVERDWKGFSRSNKFDKLGMRGSNTCELFFDDVQVPAENILGQLNGGVRVLMSGLDYERVVLSGGPTGIMQSCMDLVVPYIHDRKQFGQSIGEFQLIQGKIADMYTQLNASRAYLYAVAQACDRGETTRKDAAGVILYTAERATQMALEAIQILGGNGYINEFPAGRLLRDAKLYEIGAGTSEIRRMLIGRELFNETR